A window of the Ostrea edulis chromosome 1, xbOstEdul1.1, whole genome shotgun sequence genome harbors these coding sequences:
- the LOC130054201 gene encoding uncharacterized protein LOC130054201 produces the protein MPPVRTRVTRLSEVERNRQFVSPARGRGRRRRPNSVATDSSRPIPTASAVVNAAGGTTQSETDDTHAIQDLQANPSGSATDAKGVVEIIQHQSAGQQNNYQSLYTLGKTPINVDQLAHYLHNYRDQPFLIRGFQSGFSLHYQGPRRPRDSNNLKSIVLNPQLAQQKIQKEVLLQRVGGPFDSPPFHSLQVSPLGLVPKKDGDFRLIHHLSFPEYDSINDFIDPAVCSVHYASIDDAAAIISFLGPGTYLAKSDIKSAFRLIPVAPSDFELLGFKFQNKYYYDKMLPFGASVSCATWERFASALHWIVQNRTRNPSILHYLDDFLFMGSANSNKCQATLSEFKHICQDIGVPIALKKNYKPNYNPYFLRYRTRHSEYDHATPTGQATFAQTAHSCLPSQ, from the exons ATGCCACCCGTGCGAACCAGGGTGACAAGACTTTCAGAAGTGGAAAGAAACCGTCAATTCGTGTCCCCAGCCCGGGGACGTGGGAGAAGACGTAGGCCAAACAGCGTGGCCACCGACTCCTCGAGGCCCATACCTACGGCATCCGCTGTTGTAAATGCAGCGGGGGGAACCACACAATCAGAGACTGACGACACTCATGCCATTCAGGACTTGCAGGCTAATCCGTCAG GTTCAGCCACAGATGCAAAGGGTGTGGTGGAGATCATCCAGCATCAAAGTGCCGGGCAACAAAATAATTACCAATCGTTGTATACACTTGGGAAAACCCCCATCAATGTCGACCAACTTGCCCATTACCTACACAATTATCGTGATCAACCTTTTCTCATTAGAGGCTTTCAATCTGGTTTTAGTTTACATTATCAAGGGCCAAGGCGCCCAAGGGATTCCAATAATCTAAAAAGCATAGTACTAAATCCTCAACTAGCTCAACAAAAAATTCAGAAAGAAGTACTGCTCCAGCGAGTCGGGGGGCCTTTCGATTCACCCCCCTTCCACTCGCTACAAGTTTCACCTTTAGGCTTAGTACCCAAAAAGGATGGGGATTTTCGGTTAATACACCACCTATCCTTCCCTGAGTATGACTCTATTAATGATTTCATTGACCCAGCAGTTTGTTCTGTTCATTACGCATCCATTGACGATGCCGCTGCCATCATATCCTTCTTGGGCCCTGGAACCTACTTAGCCAAATCAGACATTAAATCGGCATTTCGTCTAATACCTGTTGCTCCCTCAGATTTCGAACTGTTAGGTTTCAAGTTTCAGAACAAATACTATTACGATAAAATGCTACCATTTGGGGCATCAGTCAGCTGTGCAACCTGGGAAAGATTTGCTTCGGCATTACATTGGATAGTCCAAAATAGGACACGTAATCCATCCATTTTACACTATCTTGATGACTTCCTGTTCATGGGCTCCGCAAATTCAAACAAGTGTCAGGCTACTCTCTCAGAATTCAAACACATTTGCCAAGATATAGGTGTACCCATTGCCCTCAAAAAAAACTACAAACCCAACTACAACCCTTATTTTCTTAGGTATAGAACTAGACACAGTGAATATGATCATGCGACTCCCACAGGACAAGCTACTTTTGCTCAAACAGCGCATTCATGTCTTCCTTCACAGTAA